The genomic DNA CACCTCGATGGCCTTCAGGTCGTTGAAGCCGATCTGGTGGCCCGGCGCTACGCAGAACGCGCCATAGGGCGGATGCTCCGGTCCGGCCCAGATGGTGCGGAAGCCGCGGGTGCGGATATCATCGCCCGTCTTGTAGAGGCGGATTTCGTTCAGCCGCTCCTGGGTGAAGACGATGCTGCCCTTCGAACCGTAGATCTCGAAATCGTGCTGCATCTTGCGACCGGTCGCGATCCAGCTTGCCTCGAAGCTGCCGGTGGCGCCGTTTTCGAAGCGCACGAAGGCGCGGGTGATGTCGTCGACCTCGACGGCGCGGGTTTCGCTGGAGCCAGCGGACACCGGGCGTTCCGGGATCTGGATGATGGTTTCGGCAAGCACCTGTTTGATCGGGCCGACGAGGTGGCGCATGGAGGCGATAATGTGGCTGCCGATGTCGGCAAGCGCACCGCCGCCGCTGGCCGGGTTCAGGCGCCAGCCCCACGGAACCTGCGCGTCGGCCATGAAGTCTTCCGCATGGATGCCGCGCATCGAGCGGATCTCGCCGATCTCGCCGCTTTCGATGATGTCCTTGGCAAGGAAGATCAGTGGGTTCTTCAGATAGTTGAAGCCGACCTGGGTCACGACGCCCGCCTTCTCGGCCGCCTCAACCATCTCGCGGCATTCCGCGACGGTCGGCGCCAGCGGCTTTTCACAATAGACGTGCTTGCCATGGGCGATCGCCGCAAGCGCCATCTCCTTGTGCAAAAGGTTCGGCGTGGTGATGTCGATGATGTCGATATCCGGATCGGTCAAGAGCTCGCGCCAGTCGGCGGTCGCCTTGCGGAAGCCCAGTTGACCGCGGGCGCG from Ensifer adhaerens includes the following:
- a CDS encoding Gfo/Idh/MocA family protein: MGSKRKLGIGLIGTGFMGKAHALGFTIAARVFDLPFELDLVSVADVTVESAERARGQLGFRKATADWRELLTDPDIDIIDITTPNLLHKEMALAAIAHGKHVYCEKPLAPTVAECREMVEAAEKAGVVTQVGFNYLKNPLIFLAKDIIESGEIGEIRSMRGIHAEDFMADAQVPWGWRLNPASGGGALADIGSHIIASMRHLVGPIKQVLAETIIQIPERPVSAGSSETRAVEVDDITRAFVRFENGATGSFEASWIATGRKMQHDFEIYGSKGSIVFTQERLNEIRLYKTGDDIRTRGFRTIWAGPEHPPYGAFCVAPGHQIGFNDLKAIEVKEFLDAIAGGKSPSTDFREGYEVQKVLSATYQSAKTNEWVRI